GGTATTGTCCGCACTCATTACCGCACGTACATCTTTAGGTGTATGTACGCGAGCAGAGTAAGTCACACGCATTGCTGGCGTATCCTGCACGGGGATCCAACTACGAGCATGAATCGCTTGAGACTGGCTATACATAAATGGGTGAGATTTACTTGCGGTTTGCTGTGGTGTTAACCACTGTAGACCTGATGCTACTGGCAAGCTGTTGTAATAAATACGTGCTTTTTTTGCTTGCTCTTTAAAGTGAATAGTTAACTTAGCACCTTTCACATCATCGCGCTTGGCAAGATCAAACTTGGCGGTATGCCATTTATCATCTTTACCTTGATACATCACTTTGTCGATTTCGAGGTCACGCGTATCTAGTACCAGCGTTCTTGCTTGGCGATTCTGCCAATCTAGTGTGTGTTCAACAAAACCTTCTAGTTGCTTATCTTCAAAGTCAACGTCTAGGTCTAAATGCAAGTGTGTGGTAATAACATCGTTAAGATTGGCGTAAGTGTGTTGGTCAACGGCTGCGTTTACATCAGCAGTGTGGACAAGGCCAGCCATGGCAAGGCTGAGCGTAAGTGCCGAAAGTTTAATCATAATGCTGCTCTTATAAAAAGAATATTCCCAATTAGAACGGCTAACATAACTAATTTCTGACCATTTAAACAGTATAAGCCGATGGGTTACATAAAATGGTGGGCAAGATGACGTTAATGCGTAAGTCAGGGCAATGCGCTACACTAGCGCCAGTTTAGTTAATATTGGCAAGGTGCTGCAGTGACTAGTTTGCAGTCTTATCACACTTTTTCGCTGCCGTCGGGTTGCGAGTCCCTTATCGTTATCACAGATCCACATACGCTGGTTGAGCTCGATTTCAGTCGTCCTTTCTTTTTAATTGGGGAGGGGAGTAATACCATTTTTCTGGAAGACTATGCTGGAACCGTTATTAAGCTTGCAACCTTAGGTGTCGATATCGAGCAACAAGATGATGATTACATCGTTACAGTCGCTGCTGGAGAAAACTGGCACCAGCTCGTTACAAAGCTGCTTGATAACGGAATTGACGGGTTAGAAAATCTCGCGTTGATCCCTGGTACCGTTGGCGCGGCGCCGGTACAAAATATCGGCGCCTACGGTGTTGAAGTATCTCAATTTATCACTGCCGTTAGAGGATTTGATATCGCCGAGCGGCGCTTCACGACATTAACAAATGCAGAGTGTGAATTTGGCTATCGAGATTCAGTCTTTAAACACCGCCTAAAAGATAAGTTCGTGATTACAGAAGTGACATTTACACTGCCTAAACGTTGGCAGCCAACGTTAAGTTATGGCCCACTACAAAGCTTGAGTGATACAGCAACCGCACAAGAGATTTGTGAAGCGGTGATAGTTACCAGAAACAGTAAATTGCCCGATCCTGCGACGCTTGCAAATGCCGGGAGCTTTTTTAAAAACCCAGTAGTTGATAGGGCGTTTGCAGCTCAGTTGCAAAGTAAATTTCCAGAGGTGCCAGCGTTTGATGTGGACAATGACCATGTAAAACTTGCGGCTGGCTGGTTAATTGACAAAGCGGGTCTAAAAGGCTGTCACCGTGGAGCCATTCGTGTGTATGAGAAACAAGCGCTGGTACTTGTTCATAGTGGTGGCAGCACCGGCGAAGATCTAACACAGTTAGTGAGCCATATTCAGCAAACCGTTTGGCAAAAATTTGCTGTGTTACTCGAGCATGAAGTGCGCCTTATAACAAAGCATGGTGAATGTCAGTTGCAAAGTGTGGAATGCCATGAAAACGCCTGATCATAAAAAGCAAACGATTTTAGCAGCCTTGAATAAAGGAGAATTTGTCTCAGGGCAAGAACTTGGCGAACAATTAGGTATTAGTCGCGCGGCTATTGCGAAGCATATAGCGGCGTTGCAAGAGATGGGCGTGGATATTTTTCGAGTCAATGGCCGCGGCTATAAACTCAATTATAGCTTACCGCTTATTCATCAAAGTAAGTTGAATACTCTATGGCAACAGCAGTTTCAAAGTGAGTGTCCAATCGAATATCACGCAATTATAGACTCAACGAATAGCGAGCTAATGCGTCGTTTGCAGGACAAACAGAATATGGGCTCAGGTCATGTCTTGGTGGCTGAAATGCAGCAAGCTGGCAGAGGGCGCAGAGGTCGGGTATGGCAATCGCCCTTTGGTGCTAACCTTTATTACAGTTATTACTGGCAGTTTGACGCTGGTATGCAAGCCGCGATGGGCTTATCTATTGCTGTAGGACTTGCGGTATATGATGCGTTAAAGGTTCTTTATGGTATTTCCGTTGAACTAAAATGGCCAAACGACATTTATCTCAACCAGCAAAAATTGGCGGGGATCTTGGTTGAGCTAGAGGGGCAGGTGGAAGGGCCTTGCCATCTCGTGATTGGGATTGGGCTAAATATATGCATGCCAGAATCTGCCTCTAAACACATCGATCAAGCTTGGACAGATCTGCAAACGCACTTAGGCCAAATTGATAAAAATCAGTTAGTGGTGCAGCTCACTCACTCCTTGTCTGAGCGTCTTGCCCAGTATAAAGAGTCTGGACTGAGCGAAATGGTGACCGAATGGAATAGTCTAAATGCCTTTAAAGGTGACGCAGTGACCTTGAGTACAGGACAAAGAGAATGGCGCGGGATCTGTGAAGGCATCGATATGCAAGGAGGCTTATTGCTTAGGCAAGATGGTGAGCTTAAAGCTTTTTATGGCGGTGAAATTTCGTTAAGAAAGGTGATATCGTGAAACTGCTAATCGACGTAGGTAATACTGCAGTTAAATATGCGCTTGAGCATGAAGGCCGTATTAGTCCAGTAAAAGAAAGTGATATTGAATGGCAAAAGCTAACTGCAATTGTCTGCTCTCAGGTTGGTAAGGGAGCGGGATTACAGTGGGTGGAAAGTCGCGCCTCTGAGTTTGGTCTTGTGTTAGAGCAAGCACAAGTATCGCCAAGGCGAGCTGGGGTAACTTGCGCCTATCCTAGTTTTAAAAATTTGGGGATTGATAGGTGGCTCGCGGTACTTGCCGCGCATGCTCTATATCCAACACAAGATATTATCGTAATTGATTCTGGCACTGCGACCACGGTTGATGTAGTGACTGCACAAGGGATACACATGGGAGGGTGGATTTTACCAGGTATCGATCTCATGATTTCCAGTATTACCGCGCGTGCAGAGCGGGTATTTTGTGATGACAACACGCCGTTTGCCGCAGAATTTGCTAAAAATACACCAGAAGCGGTGAAAAATGGTGCGTTAGCCGCAACACTTGGGCTCGTATATAGTGCAAAACAGCAACTTAATAATGAGTCTGCGTTGGTATTGTGCGCAGGTGGATATGGCGAGTTAATAAAAAACCATATTGCGTCAGCGGTTTTTGATGACCTTTTGGTATTCAAAGGGCTGTCAGTTTGGTGGAAAAACCCACAATAACTGTAAAAATGTCATAGGATTGGCTTAAAACTGAGCGTTTGAACGATAAATTTAAATTTTTTTGCATATTCCTGTTGCATCAAGTCAATGGTTGCTCTAATATCTCGCCCCGTACTAAAGCAGTGCCGACTTAGCTCAGTTGGTAGAGCAACTGACTTGTAATCAGTAGGTCATCCGTTCGACTCGGATAGTCGGCACCATCTTTTTACCCTATCTTGTATAGGATGCTTTAGGAAAGAATTTTACGTGGAGGGGTTCCCGAGCGGCCAAAGGGATCAGACTGTAAATCTGACGGCTCAGCCTTCGCTGGTTCGAATCCAGCTCCCTCCACCACTTTATTCTTGACGGTTAGAGGTAGTTAAGAACAGGTTCCTAAAGCGGGCATCGTATAATGGCTATTACCTCAGCCTTCCAAGCTGATGATGCGGGTTCGATTCCCGCTGCCCGCTCCAGTTCGTCTGGCGTGCTGATATAGCTCAGTTGGTAGAGCGCACCCTTGGTAAGGGTGAGGTCGGCAGTTCAAATCTGCCTATCAGCACCAGTCTCCGAAGAATCTTCTCAAATACTTCCTTTGAATTGTCGAAAAAATATTTATAATAGACTGAATAATTCTAATCCACACTCGTCGTGGATTATTTTTATATGTAATCTAGATACACAAAACTTATAGGTTTCGTCATGGCAAAAGAAAAGTTTGAACGCGTAAAACCGCACGTAAACGTTGGTACTATCGGCCACGTTGACCACGGTAAAACAACTCTAACTGCAGCAATCACTAACGTACTTGCAAAAGTATACGGTGGTACAGCAAAAGACTTCGCATCAATCGATAACGCTCCAGAAGAGCGTGAGCGTGGTATCACAATCTCAACTTCACACGTTGAGTATGACACACCAACTCGTCACTATGCACACGTAGACTGTCCAGGACACGCTGACTATGTTAAAAACATGATCACTGGTGCTGCACAGATGGACGGCGCGATCCTAGTAGTTGCTGCTACTGACGGTCCTATGCCTCAAACACGTGAGCACATCCTACTTTCTCGTCAGGTTGGTGTACCTTACATCATCGTATTCATGAACAAATGTGACATGGTTGACGACGAAGAGCTACTAGAGCTAGTAGAGATGGAAGTTCGTGAACTACTTTCAGAGTACGACTTCCCAGGTGATGACCTACCACTAATCCAAGGTTCAGCGCTTAAAGCACTAGAAGGCGAAGAGCAGTGGGAAGCGAAGATCATTGAGCTTGCAGAAGCACTAGATTCTTACATCCCAGAGCCAGAGCGTGACATCGATAAGCCATTCATCATGCCTATCGAAGACGTATTCTCAATCCAGGGTCGTGGTACAGTAGTAACAGGCCGTGTAGAAGCTGGTATCATCAACGTGAACGACGAAGTAGAAATCGTAGGTATCAAAGAAACTACGAAGACAACTTGTACGGGTGTTGAGATGTTCCGTAAGCTTCTAGACGAAGGTCGTGCGGGTGAGAACATCGGTGCACTACTACGTGGTACTAAGCGTGACGAAGTTGAGCGTGGTCAGGTTCTATGTAAGCCTGGTTCAATCAAGCCGCACACTAAGTTCACTTCAGAAGTATACGTACTATCTAAAGATGAAGGTGGTCGTCACACTCCATTCTTCAAAGGTTACCGTCCACAGTTCTACTTCCGTACAACAGACGTAACTGGTGACATCCAGCTACCAGACGGCGTAGAAATGGTAATGCCAGGCGACAACATCAAGATGACTGTTGAGCTAATCGTACCAATCGCGATGGACGAAGGTCTACGTTTCGCTATCCGTGAAGGTGGCCGTACAGTAGGTGCTGGTGTTGTAGCAACAATCGAAGAGTAATCTGTAGATTGTCGTAACACACATAAAAAAGGTCGCTTTGGCGGCCTTTTTTAATGCCTTTGTTGATACGATTTTATATCGCGACCAGTGAAAATACCGTTCTCCATTAAAAGTACTTCTTTTGCCTCATTAACGTTTATAACGAATAACCTGATAATACTCCAATATTTGGCTCTGGCGGCTTAAACTCCATATTCTCACCATATAATCTCCCTAATTTATATTCTGATATCCAGCCACCAGTTACGTAAAAATTTGGTTAATTACGTAAAGGTGTGCACAATAAGCTCATATAAAACCTAAAACTAGGGAGTATAAAGATGTTAGGTCTTTCAGCTCGAACAATTTCCGCTGTGCTCAGTATTACAATGTCGCTATGTACCTTTGCAAGTTTTGCTAATGTAGATAAAGACAGATCCTATATTTTGGCAACAGCCTCATCTGGCGGCACTTTTTATCCAGTAGGTGTCGCGATTGCGACACTAACTAAGCTAAAAGTCACACCGCAGCATGGCATGAGTGTCTCGGCCATTACCTCTGCTGGTTCTGGTGATAACCTTAAACTCATGCGTAATAAAGAAGCTGAACTGGCAATTCTACAGGGCCTTTATGGTGCATGGGCGACGCAGGGGACGGGCGCAATGGCAACCGTTGGCAAACAAGATTATCTACGTTCTGTAACGATGTTGTGGCAAAACGTAGAGCATTTTGTCATTGCTAAGAAATATGCCACAACTGGTAATGTCTCTGATTTAAAAAACCTATATTCACAGGGGTTTGGCATTGGCAAGCGTAACTCTGGAACGGAAGGATCTGGAAAGCATATTATGGCAGCACTGGGCGTTGAGAGTGACAAATTCACTTTGGTGCATAAAGGTTATGCGGGCTCTTCTAGCGCTTTACAAAATGGTCAAATTGCGGGAATGAATATTCCGGCAGGAGTACCTGTCAGCGCTATTACAAGTGCTTATGCAGCCGATGCCAATGGCATCACTGTGCTGGATTTCACTGATGAGCAGCTACATAAAGTCAACGCTGAGGTAGAACTATGGTCACGCTTCGAGATCCCAGCTAACACCTACCCCGGCCAGACTAACGCAATCAAAACGATTGCGCAGCCAAACTTTCTTGCTGCACATAAAGACATGAGTGAGGAGGATGTATACCTTCTCACTAAGGCAATTTATGAAAATTTAGTTTTCCTTCAAACCATTCATAAAGCGACTAAAGCCATGGCGATAGAAAAGGCACTTATTGGACTGCCTGCCAAGCTACATCCTGGTGCGCTGAAGTACTACAGAGAAATAGGTATTGCTGTACCTGATCATCTGCAGTAATGCCTTCAATTTAGCAAAACGGGATGATATCTATCAATGAGTAATATCAGTAGTGAGCAGAGTGCGTCACTAGCATCAACGTCAACAGCAGCTCGTAATAGGGTCGCTTTTTATTTAGCGATACTCACGAGTCTGTTGCACCTCTATTTTAACTTGGTCGCCACTTGGCCGGATAACTATATTTCAGCCATTCATTTCATGCTATTTGGTAGCATTATCTTGCTCACCTTGCCACTTAGAGTTGGCAAATTAGCAGTGCTTTCTAGCGTTATTGATATCGGGCTGTTTATCGGTTTAACCGTGAGCTGTGGCTATCTTGTTCTGTACAGTGATGCGTTGGCTGCGCGTAATTATGAATTTGCTACGGCTGACTGGATAGCATCTTCCACCGCTGTACTCCTCGCGCTTGAGTTGGTCCGGCGCTGTATGGGCTGGTTTATCCCGATGATGATCCTACTGGCGATGAGTTATGTACTGTTTTTGGGACAGTATATCGATGGCGTGTTTCATTTTGCGGGTTTAAGCGCAGAAACTATTTTGTTTCGCAATTACTTTGATGACGGCTTGTTTGGACCTATTGCTAAAATTTCTTGGACGTTTGTTTTTATGTTTATCCTGTTTGGCGCATTTCTAGTCCAAGCAGGAACAGGGGATTTTATCATTCGCTTTGCCAATGCGCTTGTTGGTCGCATGGTTGGCGGACAAGGACTTGTTGCTGTCGTGAGCTCGGGTATGATGGGCTCAGTATCAGGCTCTGCTATCGCGAATACAGCGGCGACTGGGGTGATCACCATTCCATTAATGAAAAAAGCAGGCTTTCCTGCAAAGTTTGCGGCAGCAGTTGAAGCCGGAGCATCGACGGGAGGTCAGCTGATCCCGCCGATTATGGGGGCCGGTGTATTTGTGATGGCCTCTTATACTCAAATTCCTTATCTTACGATAATTGCGGCGGCCTTTGTTCCCGCTCTGCTTTATTTCGCATCTATCGCCATCTTTGTACGTATTCAAGCTAAGCGTTTGAATATCCAGCCAGCATTAGAATCAGAGCAATTGAGTGCTTGGCGAGAGCTGAAGTCCGGTTGGCATCATTTATTACCTATCGTGTTGCTCGTAACATTGATGATTTATGGCTTTACGCCAACTTATGCAGTCAGTATTGCGACGCTCAGTGTGTGTCTATTTTCTTTGTTTTCACATTCGCCGATGAAGTGGTCAAAGGTTTTGGCTGCGCTTGCAAATGCAACTGAAAACAGCGCTAAGACAGCAATATTATTGGTGGCCATTGGCATGCTGGTGAATTGTATTTCGATCAGCTCCTTAGGGGTTACTTTTTCTCTAATGATAAATGAATGGGCGGGAGCAAGCTTGATACTGTTGTTGGTATTGATTGCATTGGCCTCGCTAATTATCGGTATGGGACTGCCTGTTACGGCATCATATATTGTGTTGGCAACGCTTTCTGCACCGGCTTTGTATGGCTTGATCAGCCAGTCAGCACTGGTAGAGATCATAGTAAATGGTCAACTCAATGACACTGCGACGATGATGATGAGTATGATGGCACCAGCACTAGGTGAGATATATAACCAGCCAAATATTACAGCGGCTCAAGTGTTTACTATTTTGGCAAGCTTGCCGCCAGAGGCTATTGATATTATTCGCAGTAGCCAATTTGATGCCACGCATTTGGCCATGATGCTACTTTCTGCCCATATGATTATTTTTTGGTTATCGCAAGATAGCAATGTGACACCGCCGGTATGCTTGGTCGCTTTTACCGCCGCGGGAATTGCCAAAACACCGCCGATGGCAACAGGAATAGAAGCATGGAAAACGGCCAAAGCGCTATACATCGTTCCCTTACTGTTTGCTTATACGCCGTTTATCGGGGGGAGTAATTTCGAGATCATGCAGGTTTTTTTCACCGCGCTTGTGGGGATGTACGCTTTGGCAGCAGCGATATATGGCTATGCGGAGGCGAAGCTCAATAAACCTATCAGGATGGTGTTAGCACTTTTAGGTATCGCTTTAGTTTGGCCGCATCAAATAATCTCTGTAGATATTGCAGCGGCACTATGTGTTGTTGCTGTTGTTATAAAGCAAGTGATAGATAATCGTCTAACTTAAGCTTTGCTATGCTCCATAAAGTAGGCCCCTAAATTGGGGCCTTTTGATATTAAACGATATGTTGGATAGACTGATGTATTCGAGCAGGTAGCAGGGCTTTTAAATACTGCTCTAAGATATGCAGTGATTCTGTGCCACGAATGCCAGCAGCTTCATCTTGCTCTATAAAGC
This genomic interval from Pseudoalteromonas galatheae contains the following:
- the tuf gene encoding elongation factor Tu, with translation MAKEKFERVKPHVNVGTIGHVDHGKTTLTAAITNVLAKVYGGTAKDFASIDNAPEERERGITISTSHVEYDTPTRHYAHVDCPGHADYVKNMITGAAQMDGAILVVAATDGPMPQTREHILLSRQVGVPYIIVFMNKCDMVDDEELLELVEMEVRELLSEYDFPGDDLPLIQGSALKALEGEEQWEAKIIELAEALDSYIPEPERDIDKPFIMPIEDVFSIQGRGTVVTGRVEAGIINVNDEVEIVGIKETTKTTCTGVEMFRKLLDEGRAGENIGALLRGTKRDEVERGQVLCKPGSIKPHTKFTSEVYVLSKDEGGRHTPFFKGYRPQFYFRTTDVTGDIQLPDGVEMVMPGDNIKMTVELIVPIAMDEGLRFAIREGGRTVGAGVVATIEE
- a CDS encoding TAXI family TRAP transporter solute-binding subunit — protein: MLGLSARTISAVLSITMSLCTFASFANVDKDRSYILATASSGGTFYPVGVAIATLTKLKVTPQHGMSVSAITSAGSGDNLKLMRNKEAELAILQGLYGAWATQGTGAMATVGKQDYLRSVTMLWQNVEHFVIAKKYATTGNVSDLKNLYSQGFGIGKRNSGTEGSGKHIMAALGVESDKFTLVHKGYAGSSSALQNGQIAGMNIPAGVPVSAITSAYAADANGITVLDFTDEQLHKVNAEVELWSRFEIPANTYPGQTNAIKTIAQPNFLAAHKDMSEEDVYLLTKAIYENLVFLQTIHKATKAMAIEKALIGLPAKLHPGALKYYREIGIAVPDHLQ
- a CDS encoding TRAP transporter permease; the protein is MSNISSEQSASLASTSTAARNRVAFYLAILTSLLHLYFNLVATWPDNYISAIHFMLFGSIILLTLPLRVGKLAVLSSVIDIGLFIGLTVSCGYLVLYSDALAARNYEFATADWIASSTAVLLALELVRRCMGWFIPMMILLAMSYVLFLGQYIDGVFHFAGLSAETILFRNYFDDGLFGPIAKISWTFVFMFILFGAFLVQAGTGDFIIRFANALVGRMVGGQGLVAVVSSGMMGSVSGSAIANTAATGVITIPLMKKAGFPAKFAAAVEAGASTGGQLIPPIMGAGVFVMASYTQIPYLTIIAAAFVPALLYFASIAIFVRIQAKRLNIQPALESEQLSAWRELKSGWHHLLPIVLLVTLMIYGFTPTYAVSIATLSVCLFSLFSHSPMKWSKVLAALANATENSAKTAILLVAIGMLVNCISISSLGVTFSLMINEWAGASLILLLVLIALASLIIGMGLPVTASYIVLATLSAPALYGLISQSALVEIIVNGQLNDTATMMMSMMAPALGEIYNQPNITAAQVFTILASLPPEAIDIIRSSQFDATHLAMMLLSAHMIIFWLSQDSNVTPPVCLVAFTAAGIAKTPPMATGIEAWKTAKALYIVPLLFAYTPFIGGSNFEIMQVFFTALVGMYALAAAIYGYAEAKLNKPIRMVLALLGIALVWPHQIISVDIAAALCVVAVVIKQVIDNRLT
- a CDS encoding type III pantothenate kinase, with translation MKLLIDVGNTAVKYALEHEGRISPVKESDIEWQKLTAIVCSQVGKGAGLQWVESRASEFGLVLEQAQVSPRRAGVTCAYPSFKNLGIDRWLAVLAAHALYPTQDIIVIDSGTATTVDVVTAQGIHMGGWILPGIDLMISSITARAERVFCDDNTPFAAEFAKNTPEAVKNGALAATLGLVYSAKQQLNNESALVLCAGGYGELIKNHIASAVFDDLLVFKGLSVWWKNPQ
- the murB gene encoding UDP-N-acetylmuramate dehydrogenase → MTSLQSYHTFSLPSGCESLIVITDPHTLVELDFSRPFFLIGEGSNTIFLEDYAGTVIKLATLGVDIEQQDDDYIVTVAAGENWHQLVTKLLDNGIDGLENLALIPGTVGAAPVQNIGAYGVEVSQFITAVRGFDIAERRFTTLTNAECEFGYRDSVFKHRLKDKFVITEVTFTLPKRWQPTLSYGPLQSLSDTATAQEICEAVIVTRNSKLPDPATLANAGSFFKNPVVDRAFAAQLQSKFPEVPAFDVDNDHVKLAAGWLIDKAGLKGCHRGAIRVYEKQALVLVHSGGSTGEDLTQLVSHIQQTVWQKFAVLLEHEVRLITKHGECQLQSVECHENA
- the birA gene encoding bifunctional biotin--[acetyl-CoA-carboxylase] ligase/biotin operon repressor BirA, whose amino-acid sequence is MKTPDHKKQTILAALNKGEFVSGQELGEQLGISRAAIAKHIAALQEMGVDIFRVNGRGYKLNYSLPLIHQSKLNTLWQQQFQSECPIEYHAIIDSTNSELMRRLQDKQNMGSGHVLVAEMQQAGRGRRGRVWQSPFGANLYYSYYWQFDAGMQAAMGLSIAVGLAVYDALKVLYGISVELKWPNDIYLNQQKLAGILVELEGQVEGPCHLVIGIGLNICMPESASKHIDQAWTDLQTHLGQIDKNQLVVQLTHSLSERLAQYKESGLSEMVTEWNSLNAFKGDAVTLSTGQREWRGICEGIDMQGGLLLRQDGELKAFYGGEISLRKVIS